GCTCACCGCAATCGAATTGAGTGAGATAATCGGCGTCATATTGCCATACGTCGTGATCAGGTACGCGGCGAGGATCCCTAACCCGATGCCGAGCAATCCGCCACATACGCTCATCACTACTGATTCGATAAGAAACTGCCACATGATATCATTCCGGCGGGCACCGATGGCCTTCCGGACTCCGATCTCTTTTGTTCGCTCCGTCACCGACACAATCATGATATTCATGATGCCGATCCCACCCACGAGCAGAGAGACGGCAGCAATCCCGGCGAGAAGGAACGTGAACGTTTGTTGAGTTTCCTGGAAGGTTGCAATGATGTCGGCCTGGTTCCGGATTGTAAAATCGTTGTCCTGGTCTTCCCGGAGCTTGTGTTCCCGCCGCAGGATACGCTCGATGTCGTAGAACGCCTCGTCCATTTTCTGATCAGAGACAACCCGGGCCGTAATCTGCGAAAGATAATCGATACCAAACAACCGACGCTGGGCTGTCGAGAGAGGCACGATGATCTGATCGTCCGGATTCTGGAAACCGCTCTGACCTTTCGTTTCCAGGATGCCCACAACCTCGTAATTGTCGCCCGAGATCCGGATGAGCTTCCCGATCGGATCGGCATTCGGAAACAGGTTGTCGACGAGGGACTGTCCAATAACACAGACTTTTGCGACGCCGAGTTCCTCGGCGTGTGTGAAGTACCGTCCCTGGACAGCCTTGAAACTTCGCACCTCTTCATACTCAGGCACGGTGCCGACGATGCGCGTATTCCAGTTTCGGTTCTGATACTTGACCTGGGCCTGACGACTTACTTCCGGCACGATCGCTTCCGCGCCCGGCACATTGCTCACCAGTGCAGTTGCGTCGGCGTTCTTGAGACGCACGCTGGTACCGAACTGAATCACTGTAACACCGCCGCCGCGCTGCGCACCAGGAGAGATAAACAGAAGATTCGTACCCATTGACTGAATGCGTTCAATCACAGCCTTCTGCGCCCCCTCCCCGATCGCGATCATGGTGATCACTGCCGCAACGCCGATAATGATACCCAGCATTGTCAGAAGTGCGCGCAACTTGTTCGCGAGGAGAGCTCCAAGCGCCGTCAGGAAGCTTTCTTTGAAATTCATAGTGGTGTCCTCATCGTCCCGGAGTACGTCCGCCGCCGCCCGTCATACCGCCAATACCGCCCATGCTTCTCATCCGGTCGTTCATCTGCTCGGCGGCAATTTTAGCGCGCGAGATCGTCGTTACCTGGATCTCCTCGCCCTCCTTCACTCCTTCGATGACTTCCGCATAATCGAAGTTGCTGGCGCCCACCTTCACGAGTCTCGGCGTCAGCTCTGTTCCCTCTTTGATAACAATCACTCTCTCCTTCACTTCGTTCACATCCGCGACCTGCGATTGTCGACGCTGCCGGTTTCCATCGCCGCCCCCCATCATCCCACCGGCCATTCCACCACCACCCGTCATGCCGCCACCGCCAAATCCGCCTCCGCCTGATCCGCCCTGGCCGCCGCCGCGCTGGGATTGGGAGAACATCTTTTGCCGTTCCTCGGGGGACATCTTCTGAAACTTCTCGCGCATTTGCTGACGCAGTTTGTCCCGCTCTTCCGGTGCCGCCGTTTGCATCTTCTCACGAATCTGCTCAATCGTCAGTTCCTTCTCGACTTTGGGCTCGACTTTCGCGACGGACTTGCCTGCCTCATCAGCTGGCTTCTTCGTACTGTCGACCTTTATCGATGCCACGAGCGCTTTCCCCTGATCGCTTTTCGGGTCCTTCAGTGCTTCGTTGGGAACAAGAAGAACGTTCCGGCGACGGAATATTTCGATATCCACGGACGAACTCATACCGGCTTTAAGCTTGCCACCGATGTTTTTCACCACCACAACAACGTTGAATGTCGTAACATTTTGCTGCGTCTTTCCAAGTGGTGCAATCCTCACGACCTCGCCGGTGAATGCGTCTTCTGGGAAAGCATCGGCGACCACCTTCGCACTCTGCCCGATAACCACCTTGCCGATGTCAACTTCATCGACGTTTGTATTGACATATACCTCTTCCATATTGGCGACCGTCGCGAGGACCGTGCCCCCACCAACGTTCGAGACAGCCGAGGAAATAATCTGGCCGAGGTCGACGCTTCGTGAGAGAATCACTCCTGTAATCGGTGCGAGCACACGGGTATCGCGCAATTTGTCCTCGTTCGTGGAAAGAGCTGCTTTCCCCCGCACGACCGACGTCTGCGCCCTGACCAGGTCCACTTTTGACTGATCTACTTCCTGGTCGGAAATCAGTTTCTTCGCGTACAGTTCCTGCGAGCGACGGGAATTGTTTTCCGCCTGCGCCAAAGCCTGTGTGGCCGACGCCAAATCCGCCTTTGATTGCTCATAGTCGTTCTTCGTCTGCGTGGTATCGACGATCACGAGCAAATCGCCTTTCTGGACAAACGAACCTTCTTCGAAATTCAACTGAAGGATCTGTCCCCCCGCCTTCGATCGGATTTCGACTTTGTTGATCGGCTGCACAACGCCATTGGAGGATACGGTCAGGTTTAAATCGCCGCGCGTGACCTTCACGAGCCGTTGTACTTGTCCCAACTGTGCCTGCTCAGCCTTCTTGCCTGTTCCAAAAAAGTAGTATGCCAACGCTGCAAGTGCAAATACAGCGATACCTCCGTAGATATAGATCCTTTTCATCTAGTACGACTCCTTATCGTATTTGTTCTTTTGGCGGGTGCTGCGTCACTATGAAGCAGGACAAGATACGCGAACGTTAACGCGCGGTGGTATCGCGGTGCCGGGCCTCACGCTGATCCATCTCCCGGATGTACTCGTCAAAGAGCTTATTCTGGTCTATCGTGAGGAGAGCCCTGATCGACATTCTCAATGTATCGCGCTTTACGTGGAACGACTGCCAGTACTGCGATTGCACCTGGCTGAAATTGTCCTTGAATGATTCGAGAATCGAGTCCACCTTCGTGCTCTGAACCGTTGTGAGCTTCAAACGGTCGGTGAATTGTTTCTGCATTTCAACACGATTGGGTGGCCGACGGCCACCCGGAGGAGAGCCGAAATACGTTCTCCCGATGAATCCACCGGCGACGCCGCCCAGCAGAAAGCTCAGGACGATAAAGACAAATGTTTTGGTCTTAAGTTCCATGGTCCATTGCCTCATTTCGAAAGGACTGCCATCATCACATCGTCTTTTGAGATCGCCTGCTGGCTCCCCAGCACCACGTGCGCGGCCGAATCCGTCTGTTCGCCGCTCAGGTACCTGTCGACACCGATTGCCTGTTGCGGCTTCAGCATGCTCCCGAAGACGACGACAGCAAAAACCAGCACAAATAACGCGACAACAACATTG
This region of Ignavibacteriales bacterium genomic DNA includes:
- a CDS encoding ABC transporter permease produces the protein MNFKESFLTALGALLANKLRALLTMLGIIIGVAAVITMIAIGEGAQKAVIERIQSMGTNLLFISPGAQRGGGVTVIQFGTSVRLKNADATALVSNVPGAEAIVPEVSRQAQVKYQNRNWNTRIVGTVPEYEEVRSFKAVQGRYFTHAEELGVAKVCVIGQSLVDNLFPNADPIGKLIRISGDNYEVVGILETKGQSGFQNPDDQIIVPLSTAQRRLFGIDYLSQITARVVSDQKMDEAFYDIERILRREHKLREDQDNDFTIRNQADIIATFQETQQTFTFLLAGIAAVSLLVGGIGIMNIMIVSVTERTKEIGVRKAIGARRNDIMWQFLIESVVMSVCGGLLGIGLGILAAYLITTYGNMTPIISLNSIAVSFFFASFVGVFFGIYPAWKAANSNVIDALRYE
- a CDS encoding efflux RND transporter periplasmic adaptor subunit, which encodes MKRIYIYGGIAVFALAALAYYFFGTGKKAEQAQLGQVQRLVKVTRGDLNLTVSSNGVVQPINKVEIRSKAGGQILQLNFEEGSFVQKGDLLVIVDTTQTKNDYEQSKADLASATQALAQAENNSRRSQELYAKKLISDQEVDQSKVDLVRAQTSVVRGKAALSTNEDKLRDTRVLAPITGVILSRSVDLGQIISSAVSNVGGGTVLATVANMEEVYVNTNVDEVDIGKVVIGQSAKVVADAFPEDAFTGEVVRIAPLGKTQQNVTTFNVVVVVKNIGGKLKAGMSSSVDIEIFRRRNVLLVPNEALKDPKSDQGKALVASIKVDSTKKPADEAGKSVAKVEPKVEKELTIEQIREKMQTAAPEERDKLRQQMREKFQKMSPEERQKMFSQSQRGGGQGGSGGGGFGGGGMTGGGGMAGGMMGGGDGNRQRRQSQVADVNEVKERVIVIKEGTELTPRLVKVGASNFDYAEVIEGVKEGEEIQVTTISRAKIAAEQMNDRMRSMGGIGGMTGGGGRTPGR